One genomic segment of Bradyrhizobium diazoefficiens includes these proteins:
- a CDS encoding NAD-binding protein codes for MPASTPTRLPEALAGGFADSIPLQLFVPRMVQGIHSPPLGHIATMLKDLDTVADVARATSTPVPMASLAGQLFRLAKAARGAEADALEIYKLSAAER; via the coding sequence ATGCCGGCATCGACGCCAACCCGGTTGCCCGAAGCGCTCGCGGGCGGCTTTGCGGATTCCATTCCGCTTCAGCTGTTCGTGCCGCGGATGGTTCAGGGCATTCACTCACCACCACTGGGGCATATCGCAACGATGCTCAAGGACCTCGATACGGTCGCCGACGTCGCGCGGGCGACATCGACGCCGGTGCCGATGGCGTCGCTGGCCGGGCAGCTGTTCAGGCTGGCCAAGGCCGCGCGTGGCGCGGAAGCGGATGCCCTGGAGATTTACAAGCTTTCGGCGGCGGAGCGTTGA
- a CDS encoding flavin reductase family protein has translation MTDLPKQPAVLDSANEFASDRSPIDPRDFRNALGTYGTGVTIITATAADGKPYGITCNSFASVSLNPPLVLWSLGTYSSSLTAFQNASHFTVHVLGTSQQELANKFAKSSEDKFAGVDWTPGLGNAPVLAESVANFQCRSVNRYYGGDHVIFLGAVEAYAYNASEPLLFARGTYGRFLADDERKK, from the coding sequence ATGACTGACCTGCCGAAGCAGCCGGCTGTTCTTGATTCAGCCAACGAGTTCGCGAGCGACAGATCGCCGATCGACCCCCGCGATTTTCGCAACGCGCTCGGCACATACGGAACGGGCGTGACGATCATCACCGCCACGGCCGCCGACGGAAAGCCTTATGGCATTACTTGCAATTCGTTCGCGTCGGTCTCCTTGAATCCCCCTCTGGTCCTCTGGAGCCTCGGGACCTATTCGTCGAGCCTGACCGCATTTCAGAACGCCAGCCATTTCACCGTCCATGTGCTCGGCACCTCGCAGCAGGAGCTCGCGAACAAATTCGCAAAATCCTCCGAGGACAAGTTCGCCGGCGTCGATTGGACACCAGGCCTCGGCAACGCACCGGTGCTCGCCGAGAGCGTTGCCAATTTTCAATGCCGGTCTGTCAACCGCTATTACGGCGGCGACCACGTGATCTTTCTCGGCGCGGTCGAGGCCTATGCCTACAATGCCAGCGAGCCGCTGTTGTTTGCGCGGGGCACGTACGGCCGGTTTTTGGCGGACGACGAGCGCAAGAAGTAG